TGGCCGCGGCGGTGAGCGTCACCGTCGCTCACCAGCGCTCACATGGCACCATGCCGCCACCTGGCGCTGCCGACCACGCGGGGCCCACTCGCCAGCCACACATGCACGCACATAACCCACCGTTTTCCTACCAGCTTCCTGCCCCACACGGCCGCACCACCCCTCCATGCCCAGACTGCCTGGCTCCGCCCACACGTGTCGCGCCGGCAGTGGGCGAGCACGCTCCCCCGGACGCCTATAAACGCAGCCCCCACAGCCCAAGGATTCCTCGTCTCACACAGCATCTCATCCAGCACCAGCAACCAGCAGTTCTACCacagaacttgaactcgaatccaGCTGAACAATTTCTTgggctttgagagagagaggttgaagaaggaaggaagaaggaggagagcgGGATGGGCATCGTGGACGTGGTGTCGGAGTACTGCTCGCTGCCGCGGGGTCGGCGGCACATGAAGAAGCGGAAGCAGTTCCAGACGGTGGAGATGAAGGTCCGCATCGACTGCGAGGGCTGCGAGCGCAAGGTCAAGAAGGCCCTTGACGACATGAAAGGTACCATCCGAGCTTTCTCCTTCCGGCCCAATCCGATTCCTCCCCTATCTCGCACATGTTTCTTTCATTGATGGAAAGAAAATCTTGCCTCAACTTTGGTGACTTTGGCCAGATCTATATCTGGGGCGGCAGCTTTGCTCAAAGTGTATCTGTTTGATTGTGGTTGTGCAGGCGTGAGCTCGGTGGAGGTGACGCCGAAGCAGAACAAGGTGACGGTGACGGGGTACGTGGATCCGGCCAAGGTGATGCGCCGGGTGGCGTACAAGACCGGCAAGCGGGTGGAGCCGTGGCCCTACGTGCCGTACGACGTGGTGGCGCACCCCTACGCCCCGGGGGCCTACGACAAGCGCGCGCCCGCCGGC
The window above is part of the Triticum aestivum cultivar Chinese Spring chromosome 2A, IWGSC CS RefSeq v2.1, whole genome shotgun sequence genome. Proteins encoded here:
- the LOC123187211 gene encoding heavy metal-associated isoprenylated plant protein 27, with the protein product MGIVDVVSEYCSLPRGRRHMKKRKQFQTVEMKVRIDCEGCERKVKKALDDMKGVSSVEVTPKQNKVTVTGYVDPAKVMRRVAYKTGKRVEPWPYVPYDVVAHPYAPGAYDKRAPAGYVRNVMSDPSAAPLARASSTEARYTAAFSDENPNACSVM